The DNA segment GTCATGGAATACCTGGCCGCTGAGGTCCTGGAATTGGCAGGTAACGCCGCTCGTGACAACAAGAAGACCCGTATCATCCCCCGTCACTTGCAGCTTGCCATCCGTAACGATGAAGAGCTCAACAAGCTGCTGTCTGGCGTCACCATTGCCCAGGGTGGTGTTCTGCCTAACATCCAGGCTGTGCTCCTCCCCAAGAAGACCGAGaagaaataaacatttttc comes from the Penaeus monodon isolate SGIC_2016 unplaced genomic scaffold, NSTDA_Pmon_1 PmonScaffold_5389, whole genome shotgun sequence genome and includes:
- the LOC119571184 gene encoding histone H2A; amino-acid sequence: MSGRGKGGKVKGKSKSRSSRAGLQFPVGRIHRLLRKGNYAERVGAGAPVYLAAVMEYLAAEVLELAGNAARDNKKTRIIPRHLQLAIRNDEELNKLLSGVTIAQGGVLPNIQAVLLPKKTEKK